A single region of the Mesotoga sp. Brook.08.105.5.1 genome encodes:
- a CDS encoding ABC transporter ATP-binding protein: MIEAVDLTRRFGDLTAVDNLNLRVLSGEIYGFLGPNGAGKTTTIKMLTGVIAPSSGSIRIAGLDIERDLMEIKQIISVVPDEPKMYENLKGIEFVKFIIDIYKLQPEETISRLRNLADAFKIDYLGKYIGDYSHGMKQKLMVAIALMRESSVIFLDEPTVGLDASSAGKLKAWLRNIANRGATVFMTTHVLEVAEKMCDRIGIIDRGRMIAEGTLSDLKESFGSVESSLEDLFLDITGDNSVKALIESLEEEE; this comes from the coding sequence ATGATAGAAGCAGTTGATTTGACAAGGCGTTTCGGGGATCTAACAGCCGTTGATAATCTGAATCTGAGAGTATTGTCAGGAGAGATATACGGTTTTCTTGGACCAAACGGCGCGGGCAAGACAACTACTATAAAGATGCTGACCGGAGTAATTGCTCCTAGCTCGGGAAGTATACGAATTGCGGGGCTCGATATTGAAAGAGACCTCATGGAGATCAAACAGATAATATCTGTTGTTCCGGATGAACCCAAGATGTACGAAAATCTAAAGGGAATAGAATTTGTGAAGTTCATAATCGACATATACAAGCTTCAACCCGAAGAGACCATATCAAGGCTTAGAAACCTGGCAGACGCGTTCAAGATCGATTACCTTGGAAAGTACATAGGAGATTACTCTCATGGGATGAAGCAGAAACTCATGGTTGCCATTGCTCTCATGAGAGAATCATCTGTGATATTCCTCGATGAACCAACCGTTGGCCTTGATGCCTCAAGCGCAGGGAAGCTGAAAGCATGGCTTAGAAACATTGCAAATAGGGGAGCAACTGTATTCATGACAACTCACGTGCTCGAAGTAGCGGAAAAGATGTGCGACAGAATTGGAATTATCGATAGAGGTAGGATGATCGCAGAAGGCACGCTTTCTGATCTGAAAGAAAGCTTCGGCAGTGTGGAGTCAAGTCTTGAGGATCTCTTCCTGGACATTACCGGTGATAACAGTGTGAAGGCCTTGATAGAGAGTCTGGAGGAGGAAGAGTGA
- a CDS encoding ABC transporter ATP-binding protein, with translation MQERPILSIRNLSTHFSMAEGVVKAVQDVSFDLYRDDVLGIVGETGSGKSVTVKTIAGMVDNPGFIAGGEILFLTDEFSKSGEKDYIDLAKLPKDSFSRVRGKHIGMIFQDPMTSLDPMYTVGNQMIETIVHHKKVTEEEARERSIKLLEQVGIPKPSERIDDYPFQLSGGQRQRVVIAIALSCDPEILVADEPSTALDVTVQAQILELMKDLQEQFNSSMIFITHDLAVIAEIATRISVMYGSYQMEMADSLEIFDSPMNPYTFALLECIPRLDIKQDKLLPIPGQPPVMLNPPVLCPFLPRCSRATDKCYKEMPQLEQMKDNHFVRCWNPITNKVLLVKEAQE, from the coding sequence TTGCAGGAAAGGCCAATCCTTTCGATAAGGAATCTATCTACTCATTTCAGTATGGCAGAAGGAGTTGTTAAGGCCGTTCAAGATGTCTCTTTTGATCTTTATAGAGATGATGTCTTAGGAATAGTTGGAGAGACCGGTTCTGGAAAGAGCGTAACAGTCAAAACAATAGCCGGAATGGTTGATAACCCAGGCTTTATTGCTGGTGGCGAGATTCTCTTTTTAACCGACGAATTCAGTAAGAGCGGTGAAAAGGATTATATTGACTTGGCAAAGCTTCCGAAAGATAGTTTCTCCAGAGTCAGAGGAAAACACATAGGGATGATCTTTCAAGACCCTATGACCTCCCTTGACCCGATGTACACAGTTGGTAACCAGATGATAGAGACCATTGTTCATCACAAGAAAGTTACCGAAGAGGAAGCAAGAGAACGATCGATAAAGCTTCTCGAACAGGTGGGAATTCCTAAGCCTTCCGAACGAATCGATGATTATCCCTTTCAACTCTCCGGGGGACAGCGCCAGAGAGTAGTAATAGCGATAGCGCTGTCGTGCGATCCTGAAATCCTGGTTGCCGATGAGCCTTCAACTGCTCTAGACGTGACAGTTCAAGCTCAGATTTTAGAACTGATGAAGGATCTTCAGGAGCAGTTCAACAGCAGCATGATTTTCATTACCCATGATCTCGCAGTAATCGCTGAAATTGCCACGAGAATCAGCGTTATGTATGGAAGCTATCAAATGGAAATGGCGGACTCTCTCGAAATCTTTGACAGTCCGATGAATCCATACACATTTGCACTTCTTGAGTGCATTCCAAGACTTGATATAAAACAAGATAAACTCCTTCCTATTCCTGGCCAGCCGCCAGTTATGTTGAATCCACCCGTGCTATGCCCATTCCTTCCAAGGTGCTCAAGAGCAACAGACAAATGCTACAAAGAGATGCCACAGCTTGAGCAAATGAAGGATAATCATTTCGTCAGATGCTGGAACCCAATTACTAACAAAGTATTGCTGGTCAAGGAGGCTCAAGAATGA
- the dnaB gene encoding replicative DNA helicase yields the protein MNELKTRIPPNSIESEEAVIGSILIDPDVVPDVMELLTSRDFYSRKNQLIFSAMEKLFDEGSPVDIVSVTERLRTGGVLEEMGGEIELAKLADVVPTSANFFYYGKTVKEKALLRSLITAASSIVENAYEGEETDEILDSAEKAIFQITEAQISKTYQHIGKIMHELFQNLERLKENAVTGRITGIASGYRKLDEVTTGFRPSDLVIVAARPSMGKTAFALSLATNMSLRFQLPVAVFCLEMSKEQLAQRLLCNVTNFELSRLRAGDIGTEDWKRLTNGASTLQTAPIIIDDEPSLDPRTLRAKARRIKMEHNVQVIFVDYLQLMHTKGRSDNRQQEISEISRSMKLLARELNITVVALSQLSRAVEQREDKMPRLSDLRESGAIEQDADTVMFLYRDDYYKDKSDVSNFPQVTKVIIGKQRNGPVGTIELMFHPKTATFYDKAFEEE from the coding sequence GTGAATGAATTGAAGACGAGAATTCCTCCGAATAGTATTGAATCTGAAGAGGCTGTTATAGGGAGCATCTTGATTGATCCAGATGTGGTCCCGGATGTGATGGAGCTTCTCACAAGTAGGGATTTCTACTCTCGAAAGAACCAGTTGATCTTCTCCGCAATGGAGAAGTTGTTTGATGAGGGGAGTCCGGTGGATATTGTGTCAGTTACTGAAAGACTAAGAACCGGCGGAGTGCTCGAAGAAATGGGAGGCGAAATCGAGCTTGCCAAACTCGCGGATGTCGTTCCAACCTCTGCCAACTTCTTTTATTACGGCAAGACTGTAAAGGAGAAGGCTCTTCTGCGATCGCTGATAACTGCGGCCAGCTCGATAGTTGAAAACGCATATGAGGGAGAAGAAACAGACGAGATCCTTGACAGTGCAGAGAAAGCGATATTCCAGATTACAGAGGCGCAGATTTCGAAGACGTATCAGCATATTGGTAAGATAATGCATGAGCTATTCCAGAATCTTGAAAGGCTGAAAGAGAATGCGGTGACCGGTAGGATCACGGGTATCGCATCTGGTTACAGGAAACTGGATGAAGTTACCACAGGATTTAGACCGTCGGATTTAGTTATTGTTGCTGCACGCCCATCGATGGGAAAGACTGCTTTTGCTCTTAGTCTGGCAACCAATATGTCTCTGAGATTTCAGTTGCCAGTAGCTGTCTTCTGTCTTGAGATGTCGAAGGAACAGCTTGCACAGCGACTTCTGTGTAATGTCACTAATTTTGAACTATCTCGCCTCAGGGCAGGAGATATTGGCACTGAAGATTGGAAACGTTTGACAAATGGTGCCAGTACCCTGCAGACGGCTCCTATAATTATAGACGATGAACCATCCCTTGATCCCAGAACGCTCAGAGCAAAGGCGAGGAGAATCAAGATGGAGCACAACGTTCAGGTCATATTTGTCGATTACCTCCAACTGATGCATACGAAAGGCAGATCCGACAACCGTCAGCAGGAGATCTCGGAGATCTCGAGATCTATGAAACTCCTGGCAAGGGAATTGAACATCACCGTCGTTGCACTTTCGCAGCTTTCCAGAGCGGTGGAGCAAAGAGAAGATAAGATGCCGCGTCTTAGTGATCTCCGTGAGTCTGGAGCTATTGAACAAGATGCTGACACAGTGATGTTCCTTTATCGTGATGATTATTACAAAGATAAGAGCGATGTAAGCAATTTTCCACAGGTTACCAAAGTGATAATCGGAAAGCAAAGAAATGGTCCGGTAGGTACCATAGAACTGATGTTCCATCCAAAAACGGCAACTTTTTACGACAAGGCGTTTGAAGAAGAATGA
- a CDS encoding alanyl-tRNA editing protein: MLEAVREIWFGEGTTYVKICYGNVYADGEAGQLGDRGKVDGLDILSVNESNNEILIKVDGIIDKDRGESVDIRIDETRRRDISQQHTAQHLLSAVFLRELDAETVGFQMGEEHTTIDLSLGVLTDDMISHVERICNDLIGENLPVKSFSVKRSQLQKLGLRKEIDQRISESDKDIRVIEIEGIDVSACSGLHVERTGQIRLVKVLKREKVKGSLTRVFFAAGNRALDDYVAKHNLTTKSALFLTCKYSDLPNRIESLIGELKASNSIIRSLSERLGHYIAEDIDRSRSRITFLEEEESVLAAITKFVTLEEYLIIGKANDRFLLFGKGFDCQEVLTRVKEELEVRGGSGKDRGQFLFEGDFSAVKELILKNFS; this comes from the coding sequence ATGTTAGAAGCAGTAAGGGAAATATGGTTTGGAGAAGGTACTACCTACGTCAAGATATGTTACGGTAATGTGTATGCTGACGGAGAAGCAGGACAACTTGGAGATCGTGGAAAAGTGGACGGACTGGATATCTTGTCAGTAAATGAGTCGAATAATGAGATTCTTATCAAAGTAGATGGAATAATAGATAAGGACAGAGGTGAATCGGTGGACATCAGGATCGATGAGACGAGGAGACGGGACATCTCGCAGCAGCACACTGCGCAGCACCTGTTATCGGCAGTGTTTCTTCGAGAATTGGATGCCGAAACCGTTGGGTTTCAGATGGGGGAAGAACACACGACAATCGACCTTTCGCTTGGTGTTCTCACAGATGATATGATTTCTCACGTTGAGAGAATCTGCAACGATTTGATCGGTGAGAATCTTCCAGTAAAAAGCTTCAGTGTCAAAAGATCTCAGCTTCAGAAGTTGGGATTGAGGAAAGAGATAGATCAGAGAATCAGCGAAAGTGACAAGGACATCAGAGTGATTGAGATTGAAGGGATAGATGTAAGCGCCTGCTCGGGTCTTCATGTTGAGAGGACGGGGCAAATTAGGCTCGTGAAAGTCCTGAAACGCGAGAAAGTCAAGGGTTCTCTCACCAGAGTCTTCTTCGCCGCGGGAAATAGAGCCCTAGATGACTATGTCGCAAAACACAATCTCACAACCAAGTCGGCTTTATTTCTCACCTGCAAATACTCCGATCTGCCGAATCGGATCGAATCCTTAATAGGCGAGCTCAAAGCAAGCAATTCGATAATAAGAAGCCTCTCTGAAAGACTAGGTCATTATATAGCGGAAGATATTGATAGATCGCGATCGAGGATTACTTTTCTTGAAGAAGAGGAGAGTGTTCTAGCTGCAATTACCAAATTCGTCACACTGGAAGAGTATCTTATTATTGGAAAGGCAAATGATAGATTCCTGCTTTTTGGTAAAGGCTTTGACTGTCAGGAGGTCCTTACAAGAGTCAAGGAAGAACTGGAAGTTAGAGGTGGTTCTGGTAAGGATAGAGGGCAGTTTCTTTTCGAAGGAGATTTTTCAGCGGTAAAGGAGCTTATTCTAAAGAACTTCTCATAA
- a CDS encoding ABC transporter permease, with protein MKKKKTNDNNTLKSAEVSKEDLFEVKYMSRWQLVWRALRKHKLGMISLWILIIMYIIALLADFLSPTNPYEQTQGLSFAPPSRVHWTDESGKLTAPYIYAWVMERDPETYRTTFVEGVSIGSITALDRSTGTEITFTKGEDGVIDIFLTIKTVRYALDAEGNRANLGQPDYSVIQNIKLSELELFEKMMVSETSNRTTIDSLSPSRFRELQRIGPPVKVVTERSLHRVFAQKEAEIKDIVLEAISIYNEVIDIDGEDVELAKEFLAELEISPNLLGVVVEPEVTEYETVKYPIKFFAKSWDYKLLWLFPTNIHLFGTDQPSKLLLFGADRYGRDVFSRILAGSRISMSIGLLAILITFSLGLSIGGAAGYFGGITDEILMRVTEVLMSIPSFYLLISLRAILPTSIPSHMTYLLIVVILSFIGWPGMSRVIRGMVLGLKETEFVQAAVAMGYPSSRVILRHIIPNTATYIIVAATLSIPGYILGEAGLSFLGLGITEPSASWGLMLSQAQSIKAMTEAPWLLIPGIFIFIVVMGFNLLGDALRDALDPRSLGY; from the coding sequence ATGAAGAAGAAAAAAACCAATGATAACAATACATTGAAAAGTGCTGAAGTCAGTAAAGAAGATCTCTTTGAAGTAAAGTACATGAGTAGATGGCAGCTTGTGTGGAGAGCTTTGAGAAAGCACAAGTTGGGGATGATTTCTTTATGGATCCTGATAATCATGTACATCATAGCATTGCTGGCCGACTTCTTGTCCCCTACCAACCCTTATGAACAGACACAGGGACTTTCTTTTGCGCCACCTTCAAGAGTTCATTGGACCGACGAGAGCGGTAAGCTTACTGCTCCTTACATTTACGCCTGGGTAATGGAAAGAGACCCCGAAACGTACAGAACAACATTTGTTGAAGGTGTTTCTATAGGTTCGATCACTGCGTTGGATAGGTCAACTGGCACAGAAATCACTTTCACAAAGGGTGAAGACGGGGTAATAGATATATTTCTTACCATAAAAACGGTTAGATATGCTCTTGACGCAGAAGGCAATAGGGCTAATCTGGGACAACCCGACTACTCGGTTATCCAGAACATCAAGCTGAGCGAACTGGAGCTCTTCGAAAAGATGATGGTCAGTGAGACTTCTAATAGAACCACCATAGATTCCCTTAGCCCAAGCAGGTTCAGAGAACTTCAAAGGATTGGGCCGCCAGTAAAAGTCGTAACTGAGCGATCTCTTCACAGAGTGTTTGCTCAAAAGGAAGCAGAAATCAAGGACATTGTTCTCGAGGCTATAAGTATTTACAATGAAGTTATCGACATTGATGGAGAAGACGTTGAGCTAGCAAAGGAGTTTCTAGCCGAGCTCGAAATCTCACCTAATCTTCTTGGAGTAGTCGTCGAACCCGAAGTTACAGAGTACGAAACTGTTAAGTACCCGATCAAGTTCTTCGCCAAGTCCTGGGATTACAAGCTCTTATGGTTATTTCCAACTAACATTCACTTATTCGGAACAGACCAGCCATCGAAACTCTTGTTGTTTGGGGCAGACAGATACGGAAGGGACGTATTCTCCAGGATTCTTGCTGGGTCTAGAATCTCTATGAGTATTGGACTTCTTGCCATACTTATCACTTTCTCTCTTGGACTTTCGATTGGAGGTGCCGCCGGATACTTTGGTGGTATTACCGATGAAATTCTCATGAGGGTCACCGAGGTTCTGATGTCGATACCCAGTTTCTATCTCTTGATCTCGCTGCGTGCGATTCTGCCTACAAGTATACCTTCGCATATGACTTATCTCTTGATAGTTGTAATTCTGAGTTTTATTGGTTGGCCCGGGATGTCAAGGGTAATCCGAGGCATGGTTCTGGGACTGAAAGAGACAGAGTTCGTTCAAGCAGCAGTTGCTATGGGTTATCCATCATCACGAGTTATTTTACGGCACATAATCCCGAACACGGCAACGTACATTATCGTTGCAGCAACTCTGTCGATACCCGGATATATTCTTGGAGAAGCAGGCTTAAGTTTCCTTGGGCTGGGAATAACTGAACCTTCGGCAAGCTGGGGATTGATGTTGTCGCAGGCACAAAGTATAAAGGCAATGACAGAAGCTCCCTGGTTACTAATACCGGGGATATTCATATTCATTGTTGTTATGGGCTTCAACCTCCTCGGAGATGCGCTGAGAGATGCTCTCGATCCCAGATCTCTAGGGTACTAG
- a CDS encoding ABC transporter substrate-binding protein, whose product MKKLLVLLVVLIAVGILFAAPEYHVEETWNGKPGGTFYYWGLGDPKTFNYDWAQETSSTDPLGFILATLIEADEGGMPSLPGLAKDWWFSDDGLTFFVQIREGIQWSDGAPFTLDDVYWTFVNVSFVPENTANGNGSYLDSNDQLPVVEIVDDTTISFTWTVPQVTALRQIGFRPIMPKHVLEEVVANGTYPEFWTIADFDKLVGMGPFVITDYIEGVRIVFERNPYYWKVDGNGVRLPYFDKLNYELLADQNTSLLRFEAGQIDLYGPTAEQFPRLAEMAADKGWITGVGGPALGSQFITFNFNNPDPVKREWFRNDGFRRAFVYAMDRDAIIESLYNGLGSPLYGPVSPSSGFYYPEIEKFDYKYSITRARLQLRRGGFDWLPDGTCVDANGNPIEFELTTNAGNVVREAISNIIVDGAAKLGIKVNFRPIDFNTVVSRLTDATYDAVVIGLTGSVDPGTGWNVYRLDGGLHFWNYPPDYNPDDHITEDMYILPDWEKRVDEIYRLQTSAVDPQDRYDLFAEFQMLFAEYQPLVFTIAQNFLYVYKNNIKMPVEKLTPATGLLFQLEGWWKE is encoded by the coding sequence ATGAAGAAACTCTTAGTGCTTCTCGTAGTACTCATTGCTGTTGGAATCCTTTTCGCAGCTCCCGAGTATCACGTAGAAGAGACATGGAACGGCAAGCCCGGAGGTACTTTCTATTACTGGGGCTTGGGAGATCCAAAGACATTTAACTATGACTGGGCACAGGAAACTAGTTCAACAGATCCTCTAGGATTCATACTGGCAACTCTTATTGAAGCCGATGAGGGTGGTATGCCGTCGCTTCCCGGTCTTGCAAAAGACTGGTGGTTCTCTGATGACGGATTGACTTTCTTCGTGCAGATAAGGGAGGGCATTCAGTGGTCCGATGGAGCACCATTCACACTTGACGATGTTTACTGGACATTCGTAAATGTTTCCTTTGTCCCGGAAAACACGGCAAACGGCAACGGGTCCTATCTGGATTCTAACGACCAGCTTCCAGTGGTCGAGATCGTCGATGACACAACGATCTCCTTCACCTGGACAGTTCCCCAGGTAACGGCCCTTAGGCAGATCGGCTTCCGCCCCATCATGCCAAAGCATGTGCTCGAGGAAGTTGTCGCCAACGGTACCTATCCGGAATTCTGGACGATCGCTGACTTTGACAAGCTAGTCGGAATGGGACCCTTTGTTATTACCGATTACATCGAAGGCGTCAGAATCGTTTTCGAGAGAAATCCATATTACTGGAAAGTCGATGGCAACGGTGTAAGATTGCCATACTTCGATAAGCTGAATTACGAGCTTCTCGCCGACCAGAATACCTCTCTGCTCAGATTTGAAGCAGGACAGATCGATCTCTACGGACCGACTGCCGAGCAGTTCCCGAGGCTAGCAGAAATGGCCGCAGATAAGGGCTGGATAACCGGTGTCGGTGGTCCCGCTCTCGGCTCGCAGTTTATTACCTTCAACTTCAACAACCCAGATCCCGTTAAGCGAGAATGGTTCAGAAACGATGGGTTCAGAAGAGCTTTCGTCTACGCGATGGATAGAGACGCTATAATTGAATCTCTATACAATGGGCTTGGCTCTCCTCTATACGGTCCGGTCTCTCCATCAAGCGGTTTCTACTACCCTGAAATCGAGAAATTCGATTACAAGTACTCAATAACAAGAGCCAGACTTCAGCTCAGGAGAGGCGGCTTCGACTGGCTTCCAGATGGAACCTGTGTTGATGCAAATGGAAACCCGATTGAGTTTGAGCTCACTACAAATGCTGGAAACGTAGTCAGAGAGGCAATAAGCAACATCATCGTCGATGGTGCTGCAAAACTTGGAATTAAGGTCAATTTCAGACCTATTGACTTCAATACCGTTGTTTCAAGACTGACAGATGCGACCTACGACGCTGTCGTCATTGGACTCACCGGTAGTGTTGACCCCGGAACAGGCTGGAACGTTTACAGGCTTGACGGCGGACTGCACTTCTGGAACTATCCTCCGGACTACAATCCTGACGATCACATAACTGAGGACATGTACATTCTCCCCGACTGGGAGAAGAGAGTCGATGAAATCTACAGACTCCAGACGTCAGCGGTTGATCCACAAGACAGATATGACCTATTTGCTGAATTCCAGATGCTCTTTGCTGAGTATCAGCCACTTGTGTTCACAATTGCACAGAACTTCCTTTATGTCTACAAGAACAATATTAAGATGCCGGTAGAAAAACTAACACCTGCAACAGGCCTGCTATTCCAGTTAGAAGGCTGGTGGAAAGAGTAA
- a CDS encoding multidrug transporter has translation MRVFLTFLHEILVGSIAISQLFFWEASLSAGLMPLSILMGIVVYRQEFEKNIRSKDMLTDSAKGVLKKPSVLILLISLLICWNRSLFSILGFVSSMALVISLASFSFLPFRKLRRIEEKSVAVFIAATTLIIGWVFPSILKSSLFTSGYLPSFWLLQIASGDLTAFLLVVVLSLWLIRIRYRFDKKG, from the coding sequence GTGAGGGTTTTTCTGACATTTCTGCACGAGATTCTTGTTGGATCGATAGCAATCTCTCAGCTCTTCTTCTGGGAAGCCTCACTTTCAGCCGGATTGATGCCTTTATCGATTCTTATGGGAATAGTCGTCTACAGACAGGAGTTTGAAAAGAACATACGTTCAAAAGATATGCTTACTGATAGTGCCAAGGGAGTTCTAAAGAAGCCATCTGTCCTGATACTCTTGATTTCGTTGTTGATCTGCTGGAACAGGAGTCTCTTTTCAATTCTTGGTTTTGTTTCATCTATGGCCTTAGTGATCTCACTCGCTTCGTTTTCCTTTCTTCCATTTAGAAAGCTGAGGAGAATAGAGGAGAAATCTGTAGCAGTCTTCATTGCAGCTACCACGCTTATAATAGGTTGGGTATTTCCGTCAATTCTGAAATCTTCTCTGTTTACCAGCGGATATCTTCCTTCTTTCTGGCTTCTCCAAATTGCCTCTGGCGACCTTACTGCTTTCCTCCTTGTTGTTGTTTTGTCCCTATGGCTTATTAGAATCAGATATCGATTCGACAAGAAAGGCTGA
- a CDS encoding ABC transporter permease, which produces MLKYIVRRLILAIPVLLGVSILAFMIISAAPGDFLDAYRLNPSISRDQIKVLENQFGLDQNVFVQYFKWLGNVLTGNFGYSFSYRIPVFELVFRRLGATLLLSITTLIFTWGIGIPLGIYSALHQYSLSDQTFAFLAFIGISIPNFFFALLWLFMAAKTGWFPIGGLISQNFNELSIIGKIGDYLWHVVGPMVTLGTAGLAGLMRQMRGQLLDQLRQDYVLFARAKGMPEKNVIYKHAVRNAINPIVTMFGYALSGLLGGAVLTETVFGWPGMGRLVIEALNAQDLFLVMATLLLSAVLLVVGNLLADLLLAWVDPRIRYRLS; this is translated from the coding sequence GTGCTGAAATATATAGTTAGAAGGCTGATTCTAGCAATTCCGGTTCTGCTCGGAGTCTCTATACTGGCCTTCATGATTATATCCGCTGCCCCCGGTGATTTCTTGGATGCATACAGGTTAAACCCTTCTATTTCGAGAGATCAGATAAAGGTTCTTGAGAATCAATTTGGCCTTGATCAGAATGTATTCGTGCAGTATTTCAAGTGGTTGGGCAACGTTCTTACAGGGAACTTCGGTTATTCATTTAGTTACAGGATTCCTGTCTTCGAACTGGTTTTCAGGAGACTGGGAGCAACTCTTCTGCTTAGCATCACCACACTGATTTTTACCTGGGGAATCGGCATTCCTCTTGGCATATATTCAGCCCTTCATCAATACTCGCTCAGTGATCAAACTTTTGCCTTCCTTGCATTCATTGGTATTTCTATTCCAAACTTCTTCTTTGCTTTGCTATGGCTCTTTATGGCGGCGAAGACAGGGTGGTTCCCAATAGGAGGATTGATCTCGCAAAACTTCAACGAACTGAGTATTATCGGCAAGATCGGTGATTATCTCTGGCACGTGGTCGGGCCAATGGTCACCTTGGGTACTGCTGGACTTGCCGGTCTGATGAGGCAAATGAGAGGCCAGTTGCTCGACCAGCTGAGGCAAGACTATGTTCTTTTTGCTAGGGCAAAGGGAATGCCTGAGAAGAACGTTATCTACAAGCACGCAGTTCGAAATGCTATCAATCCTATAGTCACAATGTTTGGATATGCACTTTCTGGTTTGCTCGGCGGCGCAGTTCTTACAGAGACGGTTTTCGGCTGGCCAGGAATGGGAAGACTAGTCATTGAAGCCCTGAATGCTCAGGATTTGTTCCTTGTCATGGCCACGTTGCTCCTTTCCGCTGTCCTTCTGGTAGTCGGCAATCTGCTGGCCGATCTTCTGCTTGCATGGGTCGATCCCAGAATTCGTTATAGACTGAGCTGA
- a CDS encoding oligopeptide/dipeptide ABC transporter ATP-binding protein, with translation MKLLEVRNLKKYFPVKQGFLIERVVGFVKAVDDVSFSVDRGKTIGIVGESGCGKTTIGKSIIRLHEVTDGEMLIDEEDTTFYFMKKRRAKQYLKEKYFDTEKFNNGDGVGFEPFEKKMYEIYNSVNKDSSKAIDILFDKSDHKKKLLRQKAQIVFQDPMSSLNPRMTVGQMLTEPLLFHKLAKDLDEAVEMVKELLVKVGLKQYHVDRYPHQFSGGQRQRIAVARAISVNPDLIVLDEPTSALDVSVQAQIVNLFEKLQEQLNAGYVFISHNLSLVRFISQEVSVMYLGRIVEQGNSESIFSSPLHPYTKALLAAAPIPDPKKKRNRKDLVGGQVPSPINRPSGCFFNPRCKYRMDICTKEYPPMFKADENHYVACHLYSTSHEQGGESK, from the coding sequence ATGAAGCTTCTTGAAGTTAGAAATCTGAAAAAATACTTTCCAGTCAAGCAAGGATTCCTCATCGAGAGAGTTGTAGGATTCGTCAAGGCAGTTGATGATGTGTCTTTCTCGGTAGATAGAGGAAAGACAATCGGTATAGTTGGAGAATCGGGTTGTGGCAAGACTACAATCGGTAAGTCGATTATCCGCCTTCATGAAGTGACTGATGGAGAGATGCTCATTGATGAAGAAGACACCACTTTCTACTTCATGAAGAAGCGAAGGGCAAAACAGTATCTGAAAGAGAAGTATTTCGATACGGAGAAATTTAATAATGGTGACGGAGTTGGTTTTGAGCCTTTCGAAAAGAAGATGTACGAGATCTACAATAGTGTCAATAAGGACTCTTCCAAGGCAATCGATATTCTATTTGATAAGTCAGATCACAAGAAGAAGCTTCTCAGGCAAAAGGCACAGATAGTATTTCAGGACCCAATGTCTTCTCTGAATCCAAGGATGACAGTTGGGCAGATGTTAACTGAACCACTCCTTTTTCACAAACTTGCAAAAGACCTTGACGAAGCAGTTGAAATGGTGAAGGAACTGCTTGTAAAAGTCGGTCTTAAGCAATATCACGTGGACAGATATCCGCACCAGTTCAGCGGTGGTCAGAGGCAGAGAATAGCCGTTGCAAGGGCTATCAGTGTAAACCCCGATCTCATCGTTCTCGATGAGCCGACTTCTGCCTTGGATGTTTCGGTTCAAGCTCAGATAGTCAATCTCTTTGAGAAACTGCAGGAGCAGCTCAATGCAGGTTATGTATTTATCTCTCATAATCTTTCTCTGGTAAGGTTTATTTCTCAAGAAGTCTCTGTCATGTATCTTGGTAGGATCGTAGAGCAGGGCAATAGTGAGTCGATCTTCAGCAGCCCATTGCATCCTTACACAAAGGCGCTCTTGGCGGCTGCTCCAATACCCGATCCAAAGAAGAAACGTAACCGGAAAGACCTGGTTGGCGGACAGGTTCCCAGTCCAATAAACAGACCGTCTGGCTGTTTCTTCAATCCGAGATGCAAGTACAGAATGGATATTTGTACCAAGGAATATCCGCCCATGTTCAAGGCGGATGAAAACCATTATGTTGCGTGCCATCTTTATTCCACATCTCATGAACAAGGAGGGGAAAGTAAATGA